In one window of Leptospira sp. GIMC2001 DNA:
- a CDS encoding PAS domain-containing hybrid sensor histidine kinase/response regulator: MQPESMSQEAEISQLKKLLQEKDEDTRKSNEFLKNLSLYNRSIVDSNPDPLFVLDDSFRITDANQASENLLDMSRPSFLFLDFCKFFNNSDGLRNYLGRIRIGDETNLFETSFRTKQDKEIPVTIKAQVGTVNQNNSSTMIVTIREMSEIQELIIELAKSEKTTKAILDNTMTSMILLDRDLKISASNKNANLSFVNFQNRVLKTGESITDILPKKFQAPFRSTIEKCFGGDYVIFERRIRDGFGKFRFYLFHLAPVFGKRRIDSIVISGIDITDRKNMEKELAHTKKKAEEANYAKSMFLANMSHEIRTPMNSILGFVDLLDEMPLPDIQREYVRAIRNSGQNLLELINDILDISKLESNKLKLKPTVFNIRNFINELHSLFMPISNKKGIHFKIEISSQVPPFIKLDAQRLRQILINLIGNAIKFTLKGEVSLTIINRNSSSHEDTSNDILDTSLKTSLIFVVSDSGIGISPDQHTIIYDKFSQVGSIASTEGSGLGLSITKQMIEIMNGNIFLESHPNLGSLFSVYIPNVEISYQSNNAEISDAMLPNEFKSKHKNIKVLVVDDNELNRMLVKRFLDQASTETLIATNGQEAIDIALISKPNLILMDMKMPVMDGYTATRILKSNESTKTIPIIALTAHALKEEEEAIRRNGCDGFLSKPLDRNLLFKEMDLLLITR; this comes from the coding sequence ATGCAACCGGAATCTATGTCACAAGAAGCAGAAATCTCGCAACTCAAAAAATTGCTTCAAGAAAAGGATGAAGATACAAGAAAGTCTAATGAATTTTTAAAAAACCTATCACTATACAATAGAAGCATAGTTGATAGCAATCCAGATCCACTATTTGTTTTAGATGATTCTTTTCGCATAACTGATGCTAATCAAGCATCAGAAAATCTTCTAGACATGTCTAGACCTTCATTTTTATTTCTAGATTTTTGTAAATTTTTTAATAATTCGGATGGATTGAGAAATTATCTTGGAAGAATTCGAATTGGTGACGAGACCAATCTTTTTGAGACAAGCTTTCGCACTAAGCAAGATAAAGAAATCCCGGTAACGATAAAAGCACAAGTTGGAACAGTTAATCAGAATAATTCTTCCACTATGATTGTAACCATCCGAGAGATGAGTGAGATTCAAGAGTTGATTATTGAACTTGCCAAATCCGAGAAAACTACCAAAGCAATTCTAGACAACACAATGACTAGCATGATCCTCTTAGATCGTGATTTGAAAATATCCGCCTCCAATAAAAATGCGAACTTATCATTTGTGAATTTTCAGAATCGTGTCCTCAAAACAGGCGAAAGCATTACCGATATACTTCCCAAGAAATTTCAAGCGCCATTCCGCTCGACAATCGAAAAATGTTTTGGGGGCGATTATGTAATTTTCGAAAGAAGAATTCGTGATGGCTTTGGTAAATTTCGTTTTTATTTATTTCACCTAGCACCTGTTTTTGGCAAAAGACGAATTGATTCTATTGTGATTTCCGGAATCGACATAACCGATCGAAAAAACATGGAAAAAGAGTTAGCACATACTAAGAAGAAAGCCGAAGAAGCCAATTATGCTAAGTCTATGTTTCTTGCAAATATGAGCCACGAAATTAGAACTCCAATGAATAGTATCCTTGGATTTGTGGATTTATTAGATGAGATGCCACTTCCCGATATTCAACGCGAATATGTTCGAGCGATTCGAAATTCAGGACAGAACCTTTTAGAATTGATCAATGATATTTTGGATATCAGTAAACTTGAATCCAATAAACTAAAACTCAAACCTACTGTTTTCAATATTCGTAATTTTATAAATGAACTGCACTCTTTATTTATGCCTATTTCTAATAAGAAAGGAATCCATTTCAAAATTGAAATCAGTTCACAGGTTCCACCATTTATTAAACTGGACGCTCAGAGACTAAGGCAAATTCTTATCAATTTGATTGGTAACGCAATCAAATTCACTTTGAAAGGCGAAGTTAGCCTAACAATAATCAATCGAAATAGTAGCTCACACGAAGATACTTCCAACGACATTCTAGATACAAGCCTTAAGACATCACTGATATTCGTTGTATCCGATTCTGGAATCGGAATATCGCCGGATCAACACACAATCATCTATGATAAATTTTCCCAAGTAGGAAGTATCGCTTCAACAGAAGGTTCCGGTCTTGGGCTTTCAATCACCAAACAAATGATAGAAATCATGAACGGCAATATATTTTTGGAATCTCATCCGAATCTAGGTTCATTGTTTTCTGTTTATATACCCAATGTGGAAATATCTTATCAATCGAATAATGCGGAGATCTCGGACGCAATGCTTCCAAATGAATTCAAATCAAAACACAAAAACATAAAAGTATTGGTTGTAGATGACAACGAACTCAACCGAATGCTAGTTAAGAGATTTCTAGATCAAGCTTCTACAGAAACTTTGATCGCGACGAATGGCCAAGAAGCAATTGATATCGCTTTGATTTCCAAACCAAATCTTATACTTATGGACATGAAGATGCCTGTCATGGATGGATATACTGCAACGCGCATTTTGAAATCGAATGAAAGTACAAAAACGATACCGATTATAGCTCTAACTGCCCATGCTTTGAAAGAAGAAGAGGAAGCAATTAGAAGGAACGGATGTGATGGGTTTCTATCGAAGCCGTTAGATCGTAACCTTCTATTCAAAGAGATGGATCTGTTATTAATCACTCGTTAA
- a CDS encoding M48 family metallopeptidase, protein MSDYISFPCRYFSGSTPIPRVGVVTFEKDSLLFRDDESDIRFQISDFHRIESHADKLNLILFEDERTESPILELQIPAKSHKEIKKIFTSIKKEKSIVHKFKHFFYSLSKLQIASLSIISLIIVSLLFFIIGNYSYKLVPSSADNYLGSNVESLFEKEFTFCDDEQSVQAVERIVRDIRPSNSPFTYKVKIAKSPISNAFALAGGRIYILSGLLNESDSPDELAGVIAHEIAHIEQRHHVRNMIKALGTAFLVSMIIGPGIGDFEVLETATEIGSTLLILKYSRDFEEEADKVGTDFLHDAGYSAHGMLDFFRKVYESESSLFAGIIGDEDKQDNPNETQETNSKIEKDSNSKSSVGSQIIDMLSTHPATEERIAKIQNYLDKERKTSDSKKWKIKNWKKIQNSCKV, encoded by the coding sequence TTGTCAGATTATATATCTTTTCCATGTAGATATTTTTCTGGTTCAACTCCCATTCCTAGAGTGGGAGTTGTTACTTTCGAAAAAGATTCTTTACTATTTCGAGATGACGAAAGTGATATTCGTTTTCAAATTTCAGATTTTCATCGCATTGAAAGTCATGCCGACAAACTAAATCTTATTTTGTTCGAGGATGAGAGAACTGAAAGTCCAATTCTTGAACTTCAGATTCCCGCTAAATCTCACAAAGAAATAAAAAAAATCTTTACAAGTATAAAAAAAGAAAAAAGTATTGTTCACAAATTCAAACATTTTTTCTATTCTCTATCAAAATTACAAATTGCTTCCTTATCAATCATTTCTTTAATTATAGTTAGTTTATTATTTTTTATCATTGGTAATTATTCCTACAAACTGGTTCCGTCAAGTGCAGACAACTATCTTGGATCCAATGTTGAGTCCTTATTTGAAAAAGAATTTACCTTCTGTGATGATGAACAATCCGTGCAAGCTGTAGAGAGAATAGTCCGAGACATTCGACCAAGCAATTCGCCATTTACATACAAAGTAAAAATTGCCAAAAGTCCAATCTCCAATGCCTTCGCCCTTGCCGGCGGACGGATTTATATTTTGTCCGGATTATTGAACGAATCGGATTCTCCCGATGAATTGGCTGGTGTAATAGCACACGAGATCGCGCATATTGAGCAACGGCATCATGTAAGAAATATGATCAAAGCATTAGGTACTGCCTTTCTTGTTTCTATGATCATAGGTCCTGGAATCGGTGATTTTGAGGTTTTAGAAACTGCAACCGAAATTGGATCCACACTTCTGATACTAAAATACTCTAGGGATTTCGAAGAAGAAGCAGATAAAGTTGGAACAGATTTTCTTCATGATGCTGGATACTCCGCACATGGCATGTTAGACTTTTTTCGAAAAGTATATGAATCAGAGTCTTCTTTATTCGCAGGCATCATAGGAGACGAGGATAAACAAGATAATCCAAACGAAACCCAAGAAACAAATTCCAAAATTGAAAAGGATTCCAATTCCAAATCTTCTGTTGGTTCACAAATTATTGATATGTTGAGTACGCATCCTGCCACAGAAGAAAGGATAGCAAAAATCCAAAACTATCTCGATAAGGAGAGAAAAACGTCAGATAGCAAAAAATGGAAAATAAAAAATTGGAAAAAAATTCAAAATTCCTGCAAAGTATAA
- a CDS encoding YjgN family protein, translated as MDNNRVQFHATGGGLFVLYLKNMFFTVITLGIYRFWAITNIQKFMAENIEWAGERFSFNGTGKERFIGFLKAAAIIVVVFIANYILGWIFGLILGQYGSYLSMIILFALFIGIIPFIVVGNRRFMTSRTGYRNLRFGFDGKPLELAMIYIKGIPLTAITLGLYYPIFYIDLETYMKAKTRYGNTNFAFQADNKEFFILCIKGFFLTLITLGIYGSWFYADVQNFLWKHTSFQGKNFNNNLTGGAVFKNFLIAYVIVLFTLGIGFAWAIARVMKLHLEAISLESAVDWNSISAQPDTEASATAEGLEAIANSLEGFMNY; from the coding sequence ATGGATAACAACCGCGTACAGTTTCATGCAACAGGTGGAGGACTTTTTGTTCTTTATCTTAAAAATATGTTTTTTACAGTGATTACCCTCGGAATATACAGATTTTGGGCAATTACGAATATTCAAAAATTCATGGCTGAAAACATTGAATGGGCAGGAGAGAGATTCTCTTTTAATGGAACAGGGAAAGAAAGATTTATTGGTTTCTTGAAAGCTGCTGCCATCATCGTAGTAGTTTTTATCGCAAATTATATTTTAGGATGGATATTCGGTCTTATTTTAGGACAATACGGTTCCTATTTGAGTATGATCATTCTGTTCGCTCTCTTTATTGGAATCATACCATTTATAGTAGTTGGAAATAGAAGATTCATGACAAGTCGAACAGGCTATAGAAATCTTCGATTTGGATTTGATGGTAAACCATTAGAACTCGCGATGATCTATATAAAAGGAATTCCACTTACTGCAATTACATTAGGTCTTTACTACCCGATTTTTTATATTGATCTTGAAACATATATGAAAGCTAAAACTCGATATGGAAATACGAATTTTGCCTTCCAAGCAGATAATAAAGAATTCTTTATTCTATGCATAAAAGGTTTCTTTCTAACACTAATTACCTTAGGTATCTATGGATCTTGGTTCTATGCCGATGTTCAGAATTTTTTATGGAAGCATACATCTTTTCAAGGTAAGAATTTCAATAACAACCTAACTGGTGGAGCAGTATTCAAGAACTTTTTGATTGCTTATGTTATTGTATTGTTTACCCTAGGTATTGGTTTTGCTTGGGCAATCGCTAGAGTTATGAAGCTGCATCTAGAAGCAATTAGTCTTGAATCAGCTGTTGACTGGAATTCAATCTCGGCACAACCTGACACAGAAGCATCGGCTACCGCCGAGGGATTAGAAGCAATCGCGAATTCTCTCGAAGGTTTCATGAATTACTAG
- a CDS encoding YciI family protein, giving the protein MKEFLLLFRNQVGEGSYSLSPEEMQSTMPKWQDWIGEVIQNGNFVSSQPLDYEGKIVKNKGITDGPYVEAKEILAGYLICKVATIEDAIEISKKCPILDYEFGSIEVRPITSLAIG; this is encoded by the coding sequence ATGAAAGAATTTTTACTGCTATTTAGGAATCAGGTAGGGGAAGGTAGTTATAGTTTATCTCCCGAAGAAATGCAATCAACAATGCCAAAATGGCAAGATTGGATAGGAGAAGTTATTCAAAATGGTAATTTTGTAAGTTCACAGCCATTAGATTACGAAGGCAAAATTGTTAAGAATAAAGGAATTACAGATGGGCCTTACGTGGAAGCAAAAGAAATTCTTGCTGGCTATTTGATCTGTAAAGTCGCTACAATAGAAGACGCAATTGAAATTAGTAAAAAGTGTCCGATTCTTGACTATGAATTTGGAAGCATTGAAGTCAGACCTATCACTAGTCTTGCGATTGGATGA
- a CDS encoding RNA polymerase sigma factor, whose translation MTIDSKILNFDHLFRDEAKKMIAVLTKIYGFHRIDEVEDIVQETFITAYETWKLKGYPEHPNRWLFAVAKNKIINNLKREKKYDDILNSQSSVLPIEYSVISNLEEGQATIKDTQLQMMFSICHPSIPEESQVALALRSLCAFSIDEIANAFLTNKETINKRLYRAKEKIKEENIRLQFPDTEKLNERLESVLKIIYLLFNEGYYSRTNETIFRKDLCLDAMKMGLLLIDFPLTNTSQVNALMAIMCYHSSRFSSRVSDSGGIISLEEQDRSLWSKELIAQGNYFLSKSITEEPIGEYAIQALIAWNHTEPDTPIKWNRLLTLYNNLQKIYFSPIVELNRAYVLGKCGFEQEAIQNLLENFAEKEDCYYHITLANLYLKFDREKSKIHLMRALELTKTDSEKKMIQKKYKTLIPL comes from the coding sequence ATGACAATTGATTCGAAAATTTTGAATTTTGATCATCTTTTTCGTGATGAAGCGAAGAAGATGATCGCAGTTCTTACCAAAATTTATGGATTCCATCGAATCGATGAAGTTGAAGACATTGTCCAAGAAACTTTTATTACAGCATACGAAACCTGGAAGCTAAAAGGGTATCCCGAACATCCTAACCGTTGGTTGTTTGCTGTTGCAAAAAATAAAATTATCAATAATCTGAAAAGAGAAAAAAAATACGATGACATTCTAAATTCTCAATCTTCTGTTTTGCCAATTGAATATTCAGTTATCTCTAATTTGGAAGAAGGTCAAGCGACGATAAAAGATACTCAATTACAAATGATGTTTAGCATATGTCATCCTTCAATTCCAGAAGAATCACAAGTCGCGCTTGCTTTAAGAAGTTTATGCGCCTTTAGTATAGATGAGATTGCGAATGCTTTTTTAACAAACAAAGAAACAATTAATAAAAGACTATATCGAGCCAAGGAAAAAATCAAGGAAGAAAACATCCGATTGCAATTTCCCGATACAGAAAAATTAAACGAAAGATTAGAATCTGTCCTCAAAATTATTTACCTACTTTTCAACGAAGGTTATTACTCACGAACCAATGAGACTATTTTTAGAAAGGATCTATGTCTAGATGCGATGAAAATGGGACTTCTATTGATCGATTTTCCTCTTACAAACACTAGTCAAGTTAATGCTTTAATGGCAATTATGTGTTATCATAGTTCAAGGTTTTCAAGCAGAGTTTCAGATTCTGGAGGAATTATAAGTCTAGAAGAACAGGATAGAAGTTTATGGTCAAAAGAATTAATTGCACAAGGAAATTATTTTTTGAGTAAATCTATAACGGAAGAACCTATCGGCGAATATGCTATCCAAGCGTTAATAGCCTGGAATCATACTGAACCAGATACTCCAATTAAATGGAATCGATTACTTACTCTTTATAACAATCTACAAAAAATTTACTTTAGCCCAATTGTTGAACTGAATCGTGCATATGTTTTGGGAAAATGCGGATTCGAGCAAGAGGCAATACAAAACTTATTAGAAAATTTTGCCGAAAAAGAGGATTGCTATTATCATATAACATTAGCTAATTTATATTTAAAATTTGACAGAGAAAAATCGAAAATTCATCTTATGCGAGCCTTAGAGCTTACAAAGACAGATTCAGAGAAAAAAATGATTCAAAAGAAATATAAAACTTTGATTCCTCTGTAG
- a CDS encoding amidohydrolase family protein yields MTMLPCFACYGFSGSHTDSRLHSNLSLSSESESSDQDSIFSNSILETKSSNTIGPILDWRDKDNIPSSEDIVTHLELLEKYSIPYVFDIHTHFFPDAVLRAIWMWFEKVDWKITYRKKEIDRLDALQRNKIRYFTTLMYAHKPGMAVGLNQWAYENHKSTEGCFLFGTFYPEDSVDDYVKYAVEELGFRGFKLHCEVSKLDLNRKELSNTFNYLQEKDIPIVIHTGTAPLPGEYTGIQFFEPFIQKFPELRVIIAHMGAYEIEKYASLLDEYLKLGMDSTMVFVDYLATGTNNDDCIYLLDKYSDRIYFGSDFPNIPYNLSHPIENILNLDIKVESKRKILYQNSCRLFGIPI; encoded by the coding sequence ATGACTATGTTGCCTTGTTTTGCTTGCTATGGTTTTTCTGGCTCTCATACTGATTCTAGATTGCATTCCAATCTTTCCTTGTCGTCTGAATCAGAATCTTCAGATCAAGATTCAATTTTCTCCAATTCCATATTAGAAACTAAATCCTCCAATACTATAGGGCCGATCCTAGATTGGCGAGATAAAGACAACATTCCGTCATCAGAAGATATTGTGACTCATCTAGAGTTATTGGAAAAATATTCCATTCCTTATGTATTCGATATCCATACGCATTTTTTTCCTGATGCTGTGCTAAGAGCAATTTGGATGTGGTTTGAAAAAGTGGATTGGAAAATTACATATAGAAAAAAAGAAATTGATAGACTAGATGCGCTTCAACGAAATAAAATTCGGTATTTTACAACATTAATGTATGCTCATAAACCGGGAATGGCTGTGGGTTTGAATCAATGGGCATATGAGAATCATAAATCCACAGAAGGTTGCTTTCTTTTTGGAACTTTTTATCCGGAAGATTCAGTGGATGATTATGTGAAGTATGCTGTTGAAGAATTGGGATTTCGTGGTTTCAAATTGCATTGCGAAGTATCTAAGTTAGATCTGAATCGTAAGGAATTATCGAATACTTTTAATTATCTTCAAGAGAAAGATATACCGATTGTAATTCACACAGGTACTGCACCTCTTCCTGGTGAATATACGGGAATTCAGTTTTTCGAGCCATTTATTCAAAAATTTCCTGAACTAAGAGTAATCATAGCACATATGGGTGCCTACGAAATCGAAAAATATGCATCTCTATTGGATGAATACCTGAAACTGGGAATGGATTCGACTATGGTTTTCGTGGATTATCTGGCAACAGGAACGAACAACGATGATTGTATATATTTGTTGGACAAGTATTCTGATAGAATCTATTTCGGATCAGATTTTCCCAATATTCCATATAATCTAAGTCATCCGATTGAGAATATTCTCAATTTGGATATAAAAGTCGAAAGTAAAAGAAAAATTTTATATCAGAATAGTTGCAGATTGTTCGGTATTCCGATCTAA
- a CDS encoding MAPEG family protein, with product MNYFHPTIKPLIIYVAWTVFVGILVISYRTAKVLAGEKKSNEFPSWEKHGEGFYWRLSRSHFNCLENLPIFAILCIVSVITLMNNATFTIVAWTALGGRIFQTLAHWSGDGVWNVNFRFTGYVVQVGCYITMITLLLL from the coding sequence ATGAATTACTTCCATCCAACAATCAAACCACTCATCATCTACGTAGCTTGGACAGTTTTTGTAGGAATTCTAGTTATCAGTTATCGAACAGCTAAGGTACTTGCAGGTGAGAAAAAGTCCAATGAGTTTCCATCTTGGGAAAAGCATGGCGAAGGTTTCTACTGGCGACTATCAAGATCCCATTTCAATTGTCTCGAAAATCTACCCATTTTCGCAATTTTATGCATAGTTTCTGTGATAACTCTCATGAATAATGCAACTTTTACAATTGTTGCCTGGACTGCATTGGGCGGAAGAATATTCCAAACTCTTGCACATTGGAGCGGTGATGGAGTTTGGAATGTAAACTTTCGATTCACGGGTTATGTTGTTCAAGTTGGATGTTATATAACAATGATAACACTTCTTTTATTGTAG
- a CDS encoding adenylate/guanylate cyclase domain-containing protein — translation MHKVLSKSEIKFIKKSILIMAFLFLASNLVTVVINTFLNQFLISPEFQESVKIVQADATIMITSNFLPFPFMTLFLVLYLVPIYREMKTFKMSNTSYVRLINIPIFFSFISGLSWVIGTLSFESQIILRGFSNNWHWILESSLLTLSMAITSFVLSYYLLDYFQRTLIVPKIFAGSQFNEITDGLRPNLKQRFYIYIVTISILPGFMTFRLLQTFNNNGDNVFGRNLISEIVIMFAIIGFLIFIITLFLTNSIRSPLDKMRLQAEEIQNGNFNKIMLVDTRDEIGNLSSTMNSMTISLAEKEKINDTFGRMVDPKVRDFLLSGNLKLGGEQSEAVILFSDLAGFTTLSENRTPAEVVSMLNRYFGLMSNCVSKHGGIVNKFIGDAILAIFGMPIPLEFSADSALQCAIDMQEAGKKLNEELELEGLPLMKTRIGIHKGFVIAGNIGSHTRMEYTVIGDTVNTASRLESACKKFDVNILFSEEVKESLENNYNFKKIGSLMLKGKSQAISTFTLNQE, via the coding sequence ATGCATAAAGTACTTAGCAAATCAGAAATCAAATTTATCAAGAAAAGTATACTTATAATGGCTTTTCTTTTTCTAGCCTCGAATCTAGTTACAGTTGTAATCAATACTTTCTTGAATCAATTCTTAATCTCGCCTGAATTTCAAGAATCCGTGAAAATAGTTCAAGCTGATGCCACCATTATGATTACATCTAATTTTCTCCCGTTTCCTTTTATGACTTTATTTTTAGTATTGTATTTGGTGCCTATTTACAGAGAGATGAAGACGTTTAAGATGAGTAATACTTCTTACGTTAGACTTATTAATATTCCTATTTTTTTCAGTTTTATATCAGGACTTTCTTGGGTGATAGGAACTTTAAGTTTCGAGTCTCAGATTATTTTGCGAGGATTTTCTAATAATTGGCATTGGATCCTTGAGTCTTCCTTACTGACTCTGTCTATGGCAATCACGAGTTTTGTACTTTCGTATTATCTTTTGGATTATTTCCAGAGAACATTGATCGTCCCAAAAATTTTTGCGGGAAGCCAATTCAATGAAATTACTGACGGCTTAAGACCAAATTTAAAACAGAGATTTTATATTTATATAGTAACGATATCTATTCTTCCAGGATTTATGACGTTTCGTTTACTCCAGACATTCAACAATAATGGAGATAATGTTTTTGGACGAAATTTGATTTCTGAGATTGTAATCATGTTCGCTATAATTGGTTTCTTAATATTTATAATCACTTTATTTTTAACAAATTCGATTCGTTCTCCCTTAGATAAAATGCGTTTGCAAGCCGAGGAAATTCAAAATGGTAACTTTAACAAGATAATGCTGGTAGACACTAGAGATGAAATTGGAAATCTTTCTTCTACAATGAATTCTATGACTATTTCTCTTGCTGAGAAAGAAAAGATAAACGATACATTTGGGCGAATGGTGGATCCAAAAGTCCGAGATTTTCTGCTAAGTGGAAACTTGAAGCTAGGCGGAGAACAATCAGAAGCCGTAATACTTTTCAGTGACCTTGCAGGTTTTACAACTTTATCGGAGAATAGAACTCCGGCGGAGGTAGTATCTATGCTCAATCGCTACTTTGGACTTATGTCAAATTGCGTCAGCAAACATGGCGGAATAGTTAATAAATTTATAGGAGATGCGATACTTGCCATTTTTGGAATGCCTATCCCGTTAGAATTCTCAGCTGATTCAGCTCTTCAATGTGCTATAGATATGCAAGAAGCTGGCAAAAAACTAAATGAGGAATTGGAATTAGAAGGACTTCCGCTTATGAAAACTCGAATAGGAATTCACAAAGGATTTGTAATTGCAGGCAATATAGGTTCTCATACAAGAATGGAATATACTGTTATTGGAGATACAGTGAATACAGCTTCTCGTTTGGAGTCGGCTTGCAAGAAATTCGATGTGAACATTTTGTTCTCAGAAGAAGTTAAAGAATCTTTAGAGAACAATTACAATTTCAAAAAAATTGGAAGCCTAATGCTTAAGGGCAAATCTCAAGCTATCTCAACTTTTACATTAAACCAAGAATGA